In Thermorudis peleae, a genomic segment contains:
- a CDS encoding polysaccharide deacetylase family protein — MLRWLVQTAVLFGVLFGVVVGGRLVLNQLLQHPAPRAVEAQERITTPATTAIPVAPSPTPLATVTLPDDRAAGLTRPTPPPARSTPSPTPTLPPHGQTAPVPILMYHYIRPKPANDPLGAALSVDPETFAAQMDWLAAHGYTTLTLHELAEVRAGKIGLPPKPIVLTFDDGYRDFYTAAWPVLKRHGFKATIFIITGVVGNPQYMTWDMLRELDRSGLVEVGGHTVHHLDLTQLNASALEHEVADCKQTLETQLGHPIESFAYPAGRFNETVVSAVQRAGFTLAVTTKPGWARATDAPLVLPRVRIQGDLTLAGFADILGS, encoded by the coding sequence ATGCTACGCTGGCTTGTGCAGACGGCGGTCTTGTTCGGCGTTCTTTTCGGCGTGGTTGTTGGGGGACGGCTTGTGCTGAACCAGTTGCTCCAGCACCCTGCGCCGCGCGCGGTCGAAGCCCAGGAGCGTATCACCACACCAGCTACAACGGCGATTCCGGTTGCTCCTTCGCCAACGCCCCTCGCGACCGTGACATTGCCCGATGACCGCGCTGCTGGCCTGACGCGGCCAACGCCGCCTCCAGCGCGCAGTACTCCCTCGCCGACGCCGACCTTGCCCCCACATGGCCAGACCGCGCCAGTACCGATCTTGATGTATCACTATATCCGCCCAAAGCCAGCCAATGATCCGTTGGGAGCTGCGCTCTCAGTCGATCCCGAAACGTTTGCCGCTCAGATGGACTGGTTGGCAGCGCACGGCTACACCACGTTGACGCTGCATGAGCTGGCGGAAGTGCGCGCTGGGAAGATCGGCTTACCTCCCAAGCCGATTGTCTTGACGTTCGATGATGGCTACCGTGACTTCTACACGGCTGCCTGGCCCGTGCTGAAGCGGCATGGCTTTAAGGCAACGATCTTCATCATTACCGGCGTTGTCGGCAACCCGCAATACATGACCTGGGACATGCTCCGCGAACTCGATCGTTCAGGGTTGGTCGAGGTTGGCGGGCACACGGTGCATCACCTTGACCTGACTCAATTGAATGCGTCTGCCCTCGAGCATGAAGTGGCTGACTGCAAGCAAACGCTCGAGACCCAACTCGGCCATCCGATCGAGTCCTTCGCCTATCCTGCCGGCCGTTTCAACGAGACGGTTGTGTCAGCGGTACAACGCGCTGGCTTTACCCTTGCAGTGACGACCAAGCCAGGATGGGCTCGGGCCACGGATGCGCCGCTCGTCCTGCCACGGGTGCGGATTCAAGGCGATCTCACGCTTGCCGGTTTTGCCGACATCCTTGGAAGTTGA
- a CDS encoding zinc-dependent alcohol dehydrogenase family protein, translated as MRAMVLESPGQQLHLRELPIPQPGPGEVQIRVHACGVCRTDLHIVDGELPHPALPLIPGHQIVGTVTALGPGVTRFRVGDRVGVPWLGSTCGTCRYCQRGQENLCDAAQFTGYTLPGGYTEYTVADARYCFPLPAGYPDLQAAPLLCAGLIGYRALRFAGDAERVGFYGFGASAHILTQLAAWQGRQVYAFTRPGDTAGQHFARQLGAVWAGGSDELPPVPLDAALIFAPVGALVPQALRAVAKGGIVVCAGIHMSDIPGFPYALLWEERVVRSVANLTRQDGEEFLSLAPRVPIQTVVQPYPLEAANEALADLRAGHVHGAAVLVIDAKLYTP; from the coding sequence ATGCGTGCTATGGTGTTGGAAAGCCCGGGGCAACAACTGCATCTGCGTGAGCTGCCGATCCCGCAGCCTGGCCCGGGCGAAGTCCAAATTCGCGTCCATGCGTGCGGTGTTTGCCGCACCGACCTTCACATCGTCGATGGCGAACTGCCTCACCCGGCGCTTCCGCTTATTCCCGGGCACCAAATCGTCGGGACGGTCACGGCGCTTGGGCCTGGCGTTACCCGCTTTCGCGTTGGCGATCGTGTTGGCGTGCCGTGGCTTGGGAGCACCTGTGGAACCTGCCGGTACTGCCAGCGAGGGCAGGAAAACCTCTGCGATGCCGCCCAATTCACCGGATACACGCTCCCGGGCGGGTACACCGAATACACGGTTGCCGACGCCCGCTACTGTTTTCCACTTCCCGCTGGCTACCCCGACCTCCAGGCCGCGCCGCTGTTGTGCGCTGGGCTTATCGGCTACCGTGCCCTGCGGTTTGCCGGCGACGCGGAGCGTGTCGGCTTCTACGGCTTCGGAGCGTCGGCGCATATTCTGACGCAGCTTGCTGCCTGGCAGGGACGTCAGGTCTATGCGTTCACGCGCCCTGGCGATACCGCTGGCCAGCACTTTGCCCGTCAACTCGGGGCAGTCTGGGCAGGCGGCTCTGACGAACTCCCCCCAGTGCCACTTGATGCTGCTTTGATCTTCGCCCCGGTCGGCGCGCTGGTTCCACAAGCCCTCCGCGCCGTCGCCAAAGGCGGCATCGTCGTCTGTGCTGGCATTCATATGAGCGATATCCCTGGATTTCCCTATGCACTGCTCTGGGAAGAGCGCGTGGTTCGCTCTGTCGCCAACCTCACGCGCCAGGACGGCGAGGAGTTTCTGTCGCTCGCCCCGCGCGTGCCAATTCAGACGGTCGTCCAGCCATATCCGCTTGAAGCTGCGAACGAGGCCTTGGCTGACCTGCGCGCTGGCCATGTGCACGGCGCAGCAGTGCTCGTCATCGACGCCAAGCTCTACACGCCGTAA